The genomic segment tctccattataGAAAACATGTATGAATGTTTTGTCCTCCAccaaacatcttgttttttcgATGTTGCTGGTAACTGTTACTCTGAGTAAAGCTGAAACGATCCAGTTGTCCACTTGGAAACTCCAGGGGGGAATGTTGTCTGTGTCCACTGTAGAATACTCACATCTTCTCTCTCCAAGAACTCACGGACGTCAGGATCTTGTAGTAACAAAGGATGAGCCACTATTCTCTGAAGATACCTACAAAAACCATGGAGGCAGAAAGATGAGAGTAAGAAGTTAAatcaacataaaacacacacggacCTGGGTAGAAATATACTGATAAAAGACCTTAAAAGGACTGTAAAAGCACCTGCACTTAAATTAgtgcattttatttcttttattttccatcTGTTCTAATCCAAGTCAGATCTGTAGTCCCATGGTCATTGTGTGTTATGGTTAGTTTGTCTTAGGCCACACAGAGCTCTCATTTAGAGAGGACTGTTGACTGAAGCAGTATGAGCACCACTGCCTACAAATAACTGTGATAACTATTCAGAAATAGACACAATCTCACTGATAgttttgtttcctcctgttGGTATTACGGAGGCATCAGCAACAAACTGAGACAGtttcaaaaacaataaaaagaactCTTTGTagtacatttaaacatttattgtaGTTATTCATTTTGACACTTGTGTTTTGCAttgtgtcttcttgttttcacTTCTCCTTAGTCTGGGCTTCCTTCTGTTGGACTGTTTAGTATTTATGCTACTTTAATGTCTTCCTGAAAGTCCGATATTGCTttgtctgtcaaagcactttgtaaactctattaacagaaataaaacaaaaaaaaatgtaaaacaggcTCAGTATAATTAAAACTATTACTATGATCTTGTGACGAATGATTACTGAGGTGTACAGATCCTTGCCTCTCCAGAgctgctcttcttctctccacAAACTCAACAGATGATGGGTCGTCCATTCCCACCTTCACTTTGGTCATTCCTGTTGATGCACATGACAGTCACAGAGGGCAAACAACAACTCAGACTTAAAAACGTGGAAACGAAAGATGTGGGCACCAACCTACAACACTTTTCTCAGGTGGTGGTGGAATGATGCAGCCCAGGAGCGACTGCTTGACGGACAGCTTCTCATAGAGACCCAGGAAGTCACTATAACGCCTCCTCGCAGTGAAGGCTTTACTCCTGAACATGGGCAGGGACGTCTGGAAGTGGATACATGGACACTAATGAGGCACTAACAATAGTGAAGATTTAGGCATATCAGCAGGTTTAGGAGCCGGGTAAAAGTACATCAAATATATGTATCAACACAAGCTTTATACAGACCCTGGTGGAAACTTTGTAGGCCACATATGCATTCATGCCATCTCCTAGGAGgacaggaacaaaacaaaagtttagAATTAATAAGGTTTTAGTCTGAAATGAATGTGACAGTGTATTTAAAGAATTTAGGTTGCAACCACAATACTTACCTGTCTGAAGTTTTAATTATCTTGCCATTTACGAAATAAAAACCTTTTACTGAACAGGAAATTACAGAGCTGTATCATAGTTTTAACATACGTATGAAAAAAGAGACTGACCGACTTTCTCTGGGTTGGTGACGGCAACATCCACATCAAAACTGTCCTTGgcctcgtcctcctccaactgcaaataaaaacaagaacacacCTCTAAATATCTGAATATTACAAAAGCATTCCAGGCGTGCAATTAATTGATCGATTTAGTGTGGCCTGTACCTGCTCCAAGGAGGTGGGCTGCATGGCTGCAGGGCCCTTAGTGAAGGAGGAGGCAGGACGGGGGCCAGAGGAGGTGGGAAGCTCCTTCCTATCAGAGCTGCCGGGCTTGTCTGGGCTCGGCTCCACATTTGCCTCTGGGGAAAGAGAAGATTTTTGATTAATGTATGACACTCAGTATCCAAAGATACGAGGAAACACAAATGACAAATATCAGACAGGATCCCTCACCATGTCACTGAACAGCACCACACCTGGTTCATCCACAACACTAACTAGTGCTCCAGTGATTATAACCTCACTGCAGAAAAACTACAGTTTACATGACCAATgcattttgatttattattgataAAGGACGTGTAATAACTCATTACAGATTTCAGCTTTTCTCAGTTTGATCTTTGAGAGCTGACAAAAGTCAGGGTCTGGGAAAGTTAGCTTTTTTCAGTATTTACTGATGTTTTATGAACTAAAAAACCAACAATTATTACTGGTGATACTGCATATGTGGAACCAAGTAGTATAAAGCTTTTTGTGGATCCAGAGGCAGCTGCATGCAATCTAATAaagtgcctccagtgatgtcatgtgatggctaagttgcattgtgggtaatgcaggtgCTAGGTTGTGATAAGCAGTCCACTGATCTATCACGGCACATCTACAACACCAATACCCTTATTGTTCCACTCCCTTACGAAAACCTGTACTACTGTCTTCCAACATGTACTGAAGAATATACAGCCATGGACGAAAGTATTGGCACCCCTGGAACCTTTCCAGAAAATGCACCATTTCTCCCAGAAAAATGTTGCAATTACAAATGTTTTGGTATACACATGTTCATTTCATCTAAGTGCATTGGGACAAcacaaaaaagaacaagaaaaagccaaatttgacatcattttacacaaaacTCCAAAAATCGACTGGACAAAATCATTGGCACCCtattaaaactgtaaataatttcatttcaaGTATGTGATCTTCGTTTAAAACTTACCTGTGGCAAGTAACAGGTGCTGGCAATATGGAAATCGAAACATAAGCCAGTTAGAGTGTATAAACATTGACTCAACCTTTGtgttgtgtgcctgtgtgtgccaCACCAAGcatggagaagagaaagaaagagtggAGAATTGTCTAAGGACAAAACTGTGGAAAAATATCAACAATCACAAGGTGACCAGTCAATCTCCAGTGATCTTAAAGTTCCTTTGTCAACTGTGCGCAATATAATCAAGAAGTTTATAACCCATGGAACTGTTGCAAATCTGCCTGGATGTGGACGGAAGAGAAAAATTGATGAAAGAATGCAAAGCAGGATAGTTCGAATGGTGGATAAACAACCTCAGTCAATTTCCACACAAATTCAGGCTGTTCTGCAGACTCAGGGTGCAACGGTGTCAGCTCGAACCACGTCGTCACCTGAATGAGATGAAGCGCTATGGCAGGAGACCAAGGAGAACCCCACTTCTGACACAGAGACATAAAAAAGCCAGACTGCAGTTTGCAAGAACATACCTGAGTAAGCCTCAATCCTTCTGGgagaatgttttgtggacagaTGAGACTAAGGTAGAGCTTTTTAGCAAAGCACGTCATTCTACTGTTTACAGAAAATGGAATGAGGCCtacaaagaaaagaacacaATACCTACAGTTAAATATGATGGAGGTTCAAAGATGTTTTGGGGTTGTTTTGCTGCCTCTGGCACTGGGTGCATTGATTGTGTGCAAGGAATCATGAAATCTGGAGACTATCAAAAGATTTTGGCCCGTAATGTAGGGCCTAATGTCAGAAAGCTGAGTCTGCGTCAGAAGTCATGGGTgttccagcaggacaatgacccAGAACATACCTCAAAAAGCACACAGAAATGGTTGGAAACAAAGCGCTGGAAAATTCTGAAGTGGCCAGCAATGAGTCCGGATTTAAATCCCATAGAACACCTATGGAAAGATCTCAAAATTGCTGTTGCAAGAAGGCACTCTTCAAATTTGAGAGACCTGGAGCAGTTTGCAAAACAAGAGTGATCCAAAATTCCAGTTGAGAGGTGTAGGAAACTTGTTGATGGTTATAGGAAGCGATTGgtttcagttattttctccAAAGGGTGTGCAACCAGATATTAAGTTGAGGGTGGACAAGTTGAGGATTTTGTCAGACCCAATTTTTGAgttttgtgtaaaatgatgtcaaatttggcttttttcttctgcttttttgtgTTGTCCCAATGCACTTAAAGGAAATAAACGTGTGtatacaaaaacatttgtaattGCAACACTTTTCTGGGAGAAATGGTGCATTTTCTGGAAAAGTTCCAGGGGTGCCAATACTTTCGTACATGACTGTGCATAAAGACATTCTCAATTTAAGTATAAGTACCTCAGACTTGTACAGTACTTGAGGAAATATACTCAGCTAAATTCCAGCATGATTATGCCTCATGACCCATAAAATGAAGTGTAAAATCAGTGGAATGTGCTTTTATTATCTGCACACATAAATACCAGCATGATGACCATGACCAAAATAAAGAGAAGCATCTCAGCAGACTTTTCTCCTGTACAGTCACATTAACACTTGTTGGGATCAAATGAAgagaaacatttaataaaacatatcTCCTGACCAGCAAACAGGTCGTTGTCATCATCAGAATGAACTCCGTTGGATTTGGCCAGAGTGCTGCTGGCCTCCTCCTCACCGAACAGATCTGGAGCCTCTTCACTGGCACGATCGGGCTGAGAAACTCCTCGGCTCACCGCCACAGGGTCACTCTGCAGACAGGAAGGACACAACACGTAGATTAATTAACAGAGagagataaacacacagacagggaggacacaACACATGCAGGGAGGACACaacacagacagggaggacacacactgacagggaGGACACAACACGCAGATGAACACACTGACAGGGAGGACacagacaggacacacacagacagggaggacacaACACGCAGATGAACACACTGACAGGGAGGACacagacaggacacacacagacagggaggacacaacacacacagacagggaggacacaACACGTAGACTaacacagacagggaggacacaACACTTAGATgaacacagacagggaggacacaaaacagacagggaggacacacactgacagggaGGACACAACACGTAGACTaacacagacagggaggacacaACACTTAGATgaacacagacagggaggacacaacacagacagggaggacacacactgacagggaGGACACAACACGCAGATGAACACACTGACAGGGAGGACACAACACGTAGACTaacacagacagggaggacacacactgacagggaggacacaacacgcagatgaaacacactgacagggaggacacaacacagacaggacacacagacagggaggacacaACACGTAGatgaacacagacaggaaggacACAACACAGACAGGGAGGGCACAACACGTAGATGAACACGGAGACAGTGAGGACACAACACGTAGACTaacacagacaggaaggacacaacacacagatgaacacagacaggaaggacacacacagacagggaggacacaacacagacagggaggacacaATATTTAgatgaacacacagacagggaggacacaACACGCAGATGAACACACTGACAGGGAGGACACAACACGCAGATGAACACACTGACAGGGAGGACACAACACGCAGATGAACACTCTGACAGGGAGGACACAGATAGACAGGGAGGACACAACACGCAgatgaacacacagacaggggggacacagacagacagggaggtCACAACACGCAgatgaacacacagacaggggggacacagacagacagggaggtCACAACACGTAGACTaacacagacagggaggacacaTCACGTAGataaacacagacagggaggacacaacacagacagggaggagACAATATGTAGATgaacacagacagggaggacacaacacacagatgaacacaGGCAGggaggacacagacagacagggaggacacaacattcagatgaacacagacaaggaggacacaacacacagatgaacacaGGCAGggaggacacagacagacagggaggacacaacattcagatgaacacagacaggaaggacACAACACAGACAAGGAGGACACAGCATGCAGATgaacacagacagggaggacacaacacagacagggaggacacaatatgtagatgaacacagacaggaaggacACAACACAGACAAGGAGGACACAGCACGCAGATgaacacagacagggaggacacaACACAGACAAGGAGGACACAACACGCAGATgaacacagacagggaggacacaACACAGACAAGGAGGACACAACACGCAGATgaacacagacagggaggacacaacacagacagggaggacacaatatgtagatgaacacagacaggaaggacACAACACAGACAAGGAGGACACAGCACGCAGATgaacacagacagggaggacacaACACAGACAAGGAGGACACAACACGCAGATgaacacagacagggaggacacagacagacagggaggacacaacattcagatgaacacagacagacacgaTGGAGGACAGCAGGCGTCGCGAGCTCTCTCCTCTCAGGACCGTTATGACGTTGTAACAGTCACAGAGCAGCCGGTTCGGTCCGGGCGGTCCTGTGAGGTCGACACGAGCGACTCTGCACTTAAATTCATCACAATAGTCACAAACACAGGCGGTTCACTCAGAGATCGAACCGGAGCAGCTTTAAATGATCGATAAGGCAGCAGAGCAGGCCGACACAACAGAATGTGGAGTTTATCGATGTACGagtcaaaagtgtttttttgagcGCTTCAAACTAACTTCGTCTAAGTTTATGAATGAGTTCTGTCGCTTTTGTATGAAACCCAGGAACATGTCTCGCCTCTCCGTCACTGGCCCAGTGATCTGAATGCAGGTCAGAGAGATAAAGAGCAGACTGATGACTGCTTCATGTCGAGAAGATTAACCCGCCAGTAACTTCATAACCACGCGAGTCGGCGGTGAACGTACGTTACTGACGAAGATGTCCTCTCCCTCGTCACTGTCTCCGTCTGCCATGTCAGACAGTCCGGCTCCGGGCTCCTCTGTGGCAGGGAAAGGAGGGGGATTCCGATCTGAGCTGGCCGCCATTATTCCGTGTTGTGAGAGAGTCTGACGTAGGCGGAAGTACACAGAGCGAGGAGAGTGGAAGCTAACGGCGGCAGCGACCCCTGCTGGTGGCCGCGCGATGGTACTGGTGACAGTATACACCATTATTGATATACCTCACTTAACAAAGGCAGTCAGAAGCATAGACATATACACAGGTAGATACACATATAACTTATTTTTCATAATGCtaacatactgtaatatttacacTTCTCTTAGCATAAAATTCTTAATTTAAACTTTATTGCAGACTTATGCTCCGGACAAAAGACAAGACGTTCCATAAGATAAATGACGTACAAACTCAGAATAGAGATCATAGTTTAAAAATGACTTACATTACACAGAGCCAGCTGTACCAGTGTCTCCACACCTCTGGACTGGACGTGTGTAGTGCTGAACCTTATGTTTGATAAAACCACGATGGTTTCATTTTCAGACACATCGAAGCGACAAATAAATGGATACAAAGTATTTCTTAAAACAGCTTggaaagttctgacttctgcaGCAAACTAACATTGAACTATTCCATCTAGGTCTCTTAAATAATATTCCCCAGGCATCATTATAAACTGCTTGGGGTCTCCCTTTGCTTTTCTGTACTTTGACCACAAGCAGGGCCGGAGCTGCCCCTGAGGCCCCTGAGGCCCCTGAGGCCATGTCCTCTATAGTGATAtcttatacatatatatttggTAAGGCTTTATAATATCTATCacatcattaaaataaacaattatatatgattaatttatttacacTATTTCACTGATGACAAGCAATTGCGCTTCGTAAAGTTGCAGTTGATGTTcataataataaatactgtgtggtTCATttgtaaacattatttggatgagttgcagctgatgtttgtaACCTTCATCATGATCCATTCATCatcttaataaatgttttatgaaccATATTATTGTTTCTTAACCGGGGGCAGGACCTCAGTATTTCTCAACTCCTGTTCAGACCTACTCAGTTGTGTTCACATTGTTTATGTTCTTTCTTATATTCATACATCTCAAGTCACTTTA from the Sparus aurata chromosome 4, fSpaAur1.1, whole genome shotgun sequence genome contains:
- the snx1b gene encoding sorting nexin-1, producing MAASSDRNPPPFPATEEPGAGLSDMADGDSDEGEDIFVSNSDPVAVSRGVSQPDRASEEAPDLFGEEEASSTLAKSNGVHSDDDNDLFAEANVEPSPDKPGSSDRKELPTSSGPRPASSFTKGPAAMQPTSLEQLEEDEAKDSFDVDVAVTNPEKVGDGMNAYVAYKVSTRTSLPMFRSKAFTARRRYSDFLGLYEKLSVKQSLLGCIIPPPPEKSVVGMTKVKVGMDDPSSVEFVERRRAALERYLQRIVAHPLLLQDPDVREFLEREDLPRAVNTQALSGAGFLKMINKASDAVNKMTIKMNESDTWFEDKFQEVENEEQQLRKLHAVVDSLVNHRKELCGNTAVFAKSMAMLGNSEDNTALSRALSQLAEVEDKMEQLHQEQAASDFFIFEEMLADYIRLLGAMRGCFDQRMRAWQRWQEAQSTLQKKREAEAKLLWANKPDKLQQAKEDITEWESRVTQYERDFDRIGMTVRKEVLRFEKEKAKDFKSQIIKYLEAMLQSQQRLIKFWEAFLPEAKAIA